From Jeotgalibaca dankookensis, one genomic window encodes:
- a CDS encoding APC family permease, with protein sequence MKKPELKKDINGMTALTVLIGTVIGAGIFFKPTAVYSASGAPGVGLFAWFVAGVITIAGGLTVAEIGTIYPQTGGMLVYLEEVYGEFWGFLVGWAQIVIYFPANFAALAIIFATQVVNLFAFTQESTLLIAIGTAIFIALTNFLGSKYGGGIQNVATVLKMVPLFIIIIAGLFYPGGGTERLLPFASDTRAFFPAFSGALVATLFAYDGWMNVGTLAGEMKNPGKDLPRVIVGGLSIVMAVYLAINVAYLFVVDSTTLAETATPAATVASKLFPGMGGKFITIGILISVFGAMNGYFLSGMRLPYVLAHKGMLPFADWFGQINRRTLVPTNGGIFILVISIAMMLTGSFNQLTDLIVFVIWIFSTMTFLAVILSRKREPERYRAYRVPFYPFIPLLAIAGGLFIMISTLLTQPLNSFLGLSLTLLGWPVYHYSQKKANIG encoded by the coding sequence ATGAAAAAACCAGAACTAAAGAAAGATATTAATGGAATGACCGCTTTAACGGTATTAATTGGTACCGTTATTGGAGCGGGAATATTCTTTAAACCAACTGCTGTTTATTCAGCGAGTGGAGCACCAGGAGTGGGTCTGTTCGCTTGGTTTGTTGCCGGAGTGATAACCATTGCGGGCGGGTTGACCGTTGCAGAAATTGGGACGATTTACCCACAAACAGGGGGAATGCTCGTATATTTGGAAGAGGTTTATGGAGAGTTTTGGGGCTTTTTAGTTGGCTGGGCGCAAATTGTTATTTACTTTCCAGCTAATTTTGCTGCTTTAGCGATTATATTTGCGACGCAAGTTGTTAACCTGTTTGCCTTTACACAAGAATCTACACTACTAATTGCAATCGGTACGGCTATTTTTATTGCTTTAACTAATTTTTTAGGCAGCAAATATGGTGGTGGAATCCAGAATGTTGCAACGGTTTTAAAAATGGTTCCTCTTTTTATTATTATTATAGCGGGTCTCTTTTATCCTGGCGGAGGAACAGAGCGACTGTTACCTTTCGCTTCTGATACCCGTGCCTTCTTCCCTGCTTTTAGTGGCGCTTTAGTAGCGACACTCTTTGCGTATGACGGTTGGATGAATGTGGGTACTTTAGCTGGTGAGATGAAAAACCCTGGTAAAGATTTACCTCGCGTGATTGTAGGTGGGTTATCCATTGTAATGGCTGTCTACTTGGCGATAAACGTTGCATATTTATTTGTTGTGGACAGTACAACGCTCGCTGAGACAGCAACACCAGCTGCAACTGTAGCAAGCAAACTGTTTCCTGGGATGGGCGGGAAGTTTATTACGATAGGCATTCTCATCTCAGTTTTCGGCGCTATGAATGGTTACTTTCTTTCTGGTATGCGTCTTCCTTACGTTTTAGCTCATAAAGGGATGCTTCCTTTTGCTGATTGGTTCGGACAAATTAATCGTAGAACCTTGGTTCCTACTAATGGAGGTATTTTTATCTTAGTTATTTCTATTGCGATGATGCTAACGGGATCATTTAATCAATTAACTGATTTAATTGTTTTTGTAATTTGGATTTTTTCTACAATGACATTTTTAGCAGTGATCCTTTCACGAAAACGCGAGCCTGAACGCTATCGCGCTTACCGGGTTCCTTTCTATCCATTTATTCCCCTGTTAGCAATAGCGGGCGGATTATTTATTATGATTAGTACGCTACTAACACAACCTTTAAATTCTTTTTTAGGACTAAGTTTAACCTTACTAGGATGGCCGGTTTATCATTATAGTCAGAAAAAAGCGAATATTGGTTAA
- the rpoE gene encoding DNA-directed RNA polymerase subunit delta encodes MKLTRLDGINKNELSMIEVAHEIFEETGEVLDFNDLLAKVQDYIGLSEAELEEKMTRFYTNLNIDGSFISLGENRWGLRSWYPIDSIDEEILSTIDEEEVQVRRKKRKKLNAFATSEDDDVIDYNDDDPEDTFSSDEDEDDVEVDEEEVEVEGDDLDADLDEDLDDVPESIEEDLTIIEDEELEDEEEEEE; translated from the coding sequence TTGAAACTAACAAGATTAGATGGTATCAATAAAAATGAATTATCCATGATTGAAGTAGCGCACGAAATTTTTGAAGAAACGGGTGAGGTTCTAGATTTCAATGATCTGTTAGCAAAAGTACAAGACTATATTGGTCTATCTGAAGCAGAGCTTGAAGAGAAAATGACACGTTTTTATACGAATTTAAATATTGATGGTAGTTTTATTTCTTTAGGTGAAAACCGTTGGGGACTACGCTCTTGGTATCCGATTGACTCAATTGATGAGGAAATTTTATCTACTATTGACGAAGAAGAAGTTCAAGTTCGTCGTAAAAAGCGTAAGAAACTAAATGCTTTTGCAACCTCAGAGGATGACGATGTCATTGACTACAACGATGATGACCCTGAAGATACTTTCTCTTCTGATGAAGATGAAGACGATGTGGAAGTAGACGAAGAGGAAGTTGAAGTTGAAGGCGACGACTTAGATGCAGATCTAGATGAAGATTTAGATGACGTACCAGAAAGTATCGAAGAAGACCTAACGATAATTGAAGATGAAGAATTAGAAGATGAAGAAGAGGAAGAAGAATAA
- a CDS encoding DUF1934 domain-containing protein, giving the protein MSIKKGTLVEYRMETIVKQEGQEEIFLFEGQGQIVEMGEWLYLRYTEAETTNKVTIKLSRAGMMTIIRRSGSDLLSRISLDSNKKGSAQIPTQAGMIEIQTNAQKMLQNYQEQPFSGQIQVVYTIGTKEQMLGNYELSLQFTT; this is encoded by the coding sequence TTGTCTATAAAAAAAGGAACACTGGTAGAATACCGCATGGAAACAATCGTCAAGCAAGAAGGACAAGAAGAAATTTTTCTTTTTGAAGGACAAGGTCAAATTGTTGAGATGGGGGAATGGCTCTACCTGCGCTATACAGAAGCTGAAACGACTAACAAAGTAACCATCAAACTATCTCGAGCGGGTATGATGACGATTATTCGTCGCTCTGGTTCTGACTTATTATCCCGTATTTCTCTTGACTCCAATAAAAAAGGGAGTGCTCAAATCCCAACGCAAGCAGGTATGATTGAAATACAGACCAATGCTCAAAAGATGCTACAAAATTATCAAGAACAACCATTCTCAGGACAGATACAAGTGGTGTATACTATAGGTACTAAGGAACAGATGCTTGGAAATTATGAATTATCATTGCAATTCACTACCTAA
- a CDS encoding lipoate--protein ligase family protein: protein MTHYLIYDQIPDRMKKDSYFHFALADALIRQVNKHPEQTMLHFWPTDKKVILGMMDTKLPYLSDGISSLENEGYEVVVRPSGGLAVISDPGILNFSFIIAEPDNKKLSIDDGYEMMVAIVRQAFSAYGKEIKAYEITDSYCPGTFDLSINGKKFAGIAQRRFRRGIGVMIYLSVDGNQQERGQVIRNFYQTSLKGEETRWHYPDVNPDSMANLTELLDPKLTIQAVQDLLTQAVIKNTVTPLDRNVYDSELLTEYNLAYDKMIKRNEKILPKERENEKLP from the coding sequence ATGACACATTACCTTATATATGATCAGATTCCTGACAGGATGAAGAAAGATTCTTATTTTCACTTTGCTTTAGCGGATGCTTTAATTCGTCAAGTAAATAAACATCCAGAGCAAACCATGCTCCATTTTTGGCCAACCGATAAGAAGGTCATTCTAGGAATGATGGACACTAAGTTACCCTACTTATCCGATGGTATTTCAAGTTTAGAAAATGAGGGTTACGAAGTTGTCGTTCGCCCTTCCGGCGGTTTAGCCGTTATCTCTGATCCTGGTATTTTAAACTTCTCTTTTATAATCGCTGAACCAGACAATAAGAAATTATCAATTGATGATGGTTATGAAATGATGGTTGCCATTGTCCGCCAGGCCTTTTCTGCCTATGGAAAAGAAATTAAAGCCTATGAAATTACTGATTCATACTGTCCTGGAACGTTTGATTTAAGTATCAACGGGAAAAAATTCGCAGGCATCGCACAGCGCCGTTTTAGAAGAGGAATCGGTGTGATGATTTACTTAAGCGTTGATGGGAACCAACAAGAACGCGGCCAAGTGATTCGAAACTTTTATCAAACCAGTCTAAAAGGCGAGGAAACAAGATGGCATTATCCCGATGTTAATCCTGATTCCATGGCTAATTTAACAGAACTACTAGATCCCAAGTTAACCATTCAAGCTGTCCAAGACCTTTTAACACAAGCCGTCATCAAAAATACGGTCACACCTCTTGATAGAAATGTATATGATTCGGAACTTCTCACTGAATACAACCTTGCTTACGATAAAATGATTAAACGCAATGAGAAAATTTTGCCTAAGGAGAGAGAAAATGAAAAGCTTCCATAA
- a CDS encoding HD domain-containing protein: MKSFHNVELLAKEKVFRDPVHGYIHVQHRIIMELIDSREFQRLRRIKQLGTSSFTFHGAEHSRFNHSLGVYEIARRICDKFVRNYPSQEKGDGLWDDDERLVTLCAALLHDLGHGPFSHTFEKIFNTDHEVVTIAIILSEETEVNQILRSISTDFPEQVASVISKTYPNPQVVQMISSQIDADRMDYLLRDAYYSGVTYGTFDLTRILRVIRPYTNGLIFDISGMHAVEDYVVSRYQMYMQVYFHPVSRGMEVVLYHLMKRAKDIYLDEDQEFIYATSFLEPFFKQNWTLADYLRLDDGVLTTYFSHWIDEVDPTLSDLASRFLNRKPFKSVRFDNTRDAERVKELQSLIQRMGYNPDYYTSTNNSFDLPYDLYRPGQISSRTQIEFIQKNGQMIELSEASAIVSSLTGQVRGDQRLYFPREITHGFSAGGVNLFDNLAEEFRSYIENEAIISE, from the coding sequence ATGAAAAGCTTCCATAATGTCGAACTATTAGCAAAAGAAAAAGTTTTCCGTGATCCGGTTCATGGTTATATTCACGTCCAACACCGTATTATTATGGAGTTGATTGATAGTCGTGAATTCCAACGCTTGCGTCGCATTAAACAGCTTGGAACTTCCTCTTTCACTTTCCATGGGGCGGAACATTCGCGTTTTAATCACTCCCTAGGCGTTTACGAAATAGCCCGCCGGATTTGTGATAAATTTGTCCGGAATTATCCCAGTCAAGAAAAGGGAGACGGCTTGTGGGATGATGATGAAAGATTGGTTACCCTTTGCGCCGCACTTTTACATGATTTAGGACACGGCCCATTTTCGCATACCTTTGAAAAAATTTTTAATACCGATCACGAAGTGGTCACAATTGCCATTATCTTATCTGAAGAGACGGAAGTGAACCAAATCCTTCGCTCCATAAGCACTGATTTTCCTGAACAAGTCGCATCGGTTATTTCTAAAACCTACCCAAATCCACAAGTGGTTCAAATGATTTCGAGCCAAATTGATGCCGACCGGATGGACTATTTATTACGAGATGCTTATTATTCGGGGGTTACTTATGGAACCTTTGACTTAACACGAATTCTACGTGTTATTCGCCCTTATACTAATGGTCTCATTTTTGATATTTCCGGCATGCACGCAGTCGAGGACTACGTGGTTAGTCGCTATCAAATGTACATGCAAGTCTATTTCCATCCAGTTTCTCGTGGTATGGAAGTCGTTTTATATCATCTTATGAAACGAGCTAAAGATATCTACTTAGATGAAGACCAAGAATTTATCTATGCGACCTCTTTCTTAGAACCTTTTTTTAAACAAAACTGGACTTTAGCAGATTATCTGCGCCTTGATGACGGAGTGCTGACCACTTATTTTAGTCATTGGATTGATGAAGTGGATCCGACGCTAAGTGATTTAGCTAGCCGCTTTTTGAACCGAAAACCTTTTAAATCCGTTCGTTTTGATAACACACGTGACGCTGAACGTGTCAAAGAGTTGCAGTCTTTGATTCAGCGTATGGGCTATAACCCTGATTATTACACGTCAACAAATAACAGTTTTGATTTGCCTTATGATCTCTATCGTCCTGGGCAAATCAGCAGCCGTACACAGATTGAATTTATTCAAAAAAACGGTCAAATGATTGAACTCTCTGAAGCGAGTGCGATTGTTTCATCCCTAACAGGTCAAGTTCGTGGTGACCAGCGCTTGTACTTCCCACGCGAAATTACGCATGGTTTTTCTGCCGGCGGTGTTAATCTTTTTGATAATTTAGCCGAAGAATTTAGAAGTTATATTGAAAACGAAGCGATTATTTCCGAATAA
- a CDS encoding folate family ECF transporter S component, protein MFKKFSNQFSARDIAVIGLMIAMKVVLTRFLAIETQFVRVGFTFIPTILLAIMYGPGIGFSTGATADLLGFFLFPKGFPYYPGFTLSAAIAPVIYALILYKKPLTVTRLFVASLLVTVFVNVGLNSLWLYILYDQAFWAILPVRLAQNALSLPITVAIMYGITGNSSIKRVLSDYPIKWRA, encoded by the coding sequence ATGTTTAAGAAGTTCTCAAATCAGTTTTCAGCGAGAGATATTGCTGTGATTGGTTTAATGATTGCGATGAAAGTTGTATTAACACGCTTTCTTGCAATTGAAACGCAGTTTGTTCGCGTTGGTTTTACCTTTATCCCTACTATATTGCTAGCGATTATGTATGGGCCAGGTATTGGTTTTTCCACGGGGGCAACAGCTGATTTATTAGGTTTCTTCCTTTTTCCAAAAGGATTTCCCTACTATCCAGGGTTTACGCTTTCAGCTGCTATTGCGCCGGTTATTTATGCCCTTATTCTTTATAAGAAGCCATTAACTGTCACGCGCTTATTTGTAGCGAGTTTGTTAGTCACGGTCTTTGTGAATGTGGGTTTAAATTCTTTATGGTTATATATCTTATATGATCAGGCTTTTTGGGCCATCTTACCAGTGCGTCTAGCTCAAAATGCACTGTCTCTGCCTATTACAGTTGCAATTATGTATGGAATAACAGGGAATTCGTCCATCAAACGCGTTTTATCTGACTATCCTATTAAATGGCGAGCATAA
- a CDS encoding pyridoxamine 5'-phosphate oxidase family protein — protein MELEDIMGVLQEKMKVAVFATVDQDNQPHARHAHIGVANSNGVFFMTSPKTNFYQQLTHNPNVAITAMSEDGYLIQVIRIEGKVREVGKELLKEMLADNPYVKHVYPEDSDRQKAQVFQLYEGEGFYHSMTQGHRYTFKINAE, from the coding sequence ATGGAATTAGAAGATATTATGGGCGTTTTACAAGAAAAAATGAAGGTTGCTGTTTTTGCGACAGTAGACCAAGACAATCAACCGCACGCGCGTCATGCACATATTGGTGTTGCCAATAGCAACGGTGTTTTTTTCATGACTAGTCCCAAAACCAATTTTTATCAACAACTCACTCATAATCCTAATGTGGCCATCACAGCAATGTCGGAGGATGGCTATTTGATTCAAGTAATCCGGATTGAAGGGAAAGTAAGAGAAGTTGGGAAAGAACTATTAAAAGAAATGTTAGCAGATAATCCCTACGTCAAACACGTTTACCCCGAAGATAGCGATCGCCAAAAAGCACAGGTTTTCCAACTTTATGAAGGAGAAGGTTTCTACCACAGCATGACTCAAGGCCATCGCTACACCTTTAAAATTAATGCAGAATAA
- a CDS encoding methionine ABC transporter ATP-binding protein, which translates to MIDLQNIDVTFKGDKKQRIHAVQNVSLQVNRGDVYGIVGYSGAGKSTLVRTINLLQRPSQGKVIVNDQVLTDFNQAELREARKKIGMIFQHFNLMASRTIFDNVAFPLKRSTLSRQEVTDKVTNLLELVGLADKASAYPSQLSGGQKQRVAIARSLANDPEVLLCDEATSALDPKTTSSILELLKKLNKELNLTIVIITHEMQVVKEICNKVAVMEDGYVIESGSLLDIFTNPQNQLTKDFINTATHVDQGIETVLTHPTLLNLDKDDELVKLSFVGGSTGEPLIAKLSNDFQVEANILFGNVEILQDVPVGTLLLTLSGLPEKINQAITYLQTNDVSVETISYEIIKSKRYMKGADE; encoded by the coding sequence ATGATTGACTTACAAAATATCGATGTCACATTTAAAGGTGACAAAAAGCAACGTATTCATGCTGTTCAAAACGTATCACTTCAGGTTAACAGAGGAGATGTTTATGGCATCGTCGGTTACAGTGGAGCGGGAAAGAGTACTCTAGTTCGAACTATTAATCTATTGCAGCGACCTAGTCAAGGCAAAGTAATCGTTAATGACCAAGTGCTAACTGATTTCAATCAAGCTGAACTTCGTGAAGCACGTAAAAAAATTGGAATGATCTTCCAACATTTCAACCTAATGGCTTCTAGAACGATTTTTGATAATGTTGCCTTTCCACTTAAACGTTCAACTTTAAGCCGTCAAGAAGTAACGGATAAAGTGACCAACCTTTTAGAATTAGTTGGGTTAGCTGATAAAGCAAGTGCCTACCCTTCACAATTATCGGGCGGGCAAAAACAACGGGTTGCCATTGCACGATCACTAGCGAATGACCCCGAAGTATTACTTTGTGACGAGGCAACTAGTGCATTAGATCCAAAGACAACTTCATCGATTCTAGAATTATTAAAGAAACTCAACAAAGAATTGAATTTAACAATTGTTATTATTACACATGAGATGCAAGTTGTTAAAGAAATTTGTAATAAAGTAGCTGTTATGGAAGACGGTTATGTTATTGAAAGTGGCTCTTTATTAGATATTTTTACAAATCCACAAAATCAATTGACCAAAGATTTCATAAATACGGCTACACATGTTGATCAAGGAATAGAAACTGTCTTGACGCATCCAACCTTATTAAACTTAGATAAAGATGATGAGCTAGTTAAACTTTCCTTCGTAGGTGGTTCAACAGGAGAACCGCTCATTGCGAAATTAAGTAATGATTTTCAAGTTGAGGCAAATATATTATTTGGAAACGTCGAAATCTTACAAGATGTTCCGGTTGGAACGCTTCTATTAACACTTTCTGGTTTACCTGAAAAGATTAACCAAGCTATTACTTATTTACAAACGAACGATGTTTCCGTTGAAACAATAAGCTATGAAATAATAAAATCAAAACGTTATATGAAAGGAGCAGATGAATAA
- a CDS encoding methionine ABC transporter permease, producing MMSFLDQLLPNVTPIWDIVWQSLWETLYMTLATGLIAGLLGIMLGIVLLVTDENGLLANPVLYNILDKVVNIFRSLPFIILVALIYPFTRLVVGTAIGTTASLVPLVISTVPFFARQIQNALLEVDPGIVEAAQAMGTSNLDIIFRVYLKEGLASIIRVSAVTIINLIGLTAMAGAIGGGGLGNLAISRGYNRYQSDVIFVATVLILIIVFISQAIGNYLVKKVSH from the coding sequence ATAATGTCATTTCTTGATCAATTATTACCGAACGTCACACCCATTTGGGATATTGTTTGGCAAAGTTTATGGGAAACCCTATATATGACCCTTGCAACGGGATTAATTGCCGGTTTACTCGGAATCATGTTAGGCATTGTCCTACTGGTTACAGATGAGAATGGATTATTAGCGAATCCTGTTCTTTATAATATCTTAGATAAAGTGGTTAATATTTTCCGCTCTCTACCCTTTATTATCTTGGTCGCGCTTATCTATCCCTTTACACGCCTAGTGGTTGGAACGGCAATTGGTACAACGGCCTCCTTGGTTCCTTTAGTTATTTCAACCGTTCCCTTCTTCGCACGGCAAATTCAAAACGCCCTTTTGGAAGTAGACCCTGGAATCGTTGAAGCAGCGCAAGCAATGGGAACGAGTAATTTGGATATTATCTTTCGGGTTTACCTAAAAGAAGGATTAGCTTCAATTATCCGTGTTTCTGCTGTTACGATTATTAACTTAATCGGTTTGACCGCTATGGCAGGTGCCATTGGAGGCGGTGGTCTCGGGAATTTAGCAATATCACGCGGCTATAACCGTTACCAAAGTGATGTCATATTCGTCGCAACTGTACTCATTTTAATTATTGTCTTTATTAGTCAAGCAATTGGTAATTATCTTGTTAAAAAAGTAAGTCATTAA
- a CDS encoding MetQ/NlpA family ABC transporter substrate-binding protein, whose protein sequence is MNKKMIGLTASLALFLAACGSEGTSEESTTGSESVSVGVVSEVEVEVWENVKERLADDGVDLTIEQFGDYVQPNLAVQSGDIDLNAFQHVAYLESFNEDNDGDLTPIGFTYVSPLGLYSDRVTDYKDLADGAEIAIPNDVTNGGRALLLLQSLGLITLDEAAGTEATLSDISENPKNLVITEIDAAQTARTLPDVDAAVINTNFATDSGLNPSQDALFLDTDNISEVNEIYKNVIATRSEDAENETYLKVVQAYQTEETAALLEEATSGNDVPAWD, encoded by the coding sequence ATGAATAAAAAAATGATTGGTTTAACAGCAAGTTTGGCACTCTTCTTAGCAGCTTGTGGATCAGAGGGTACTTCTGAGGAGTCAACCACAGGATCTGAATCAGTTTCTGTAGGAGTTGTCAGTGAGGTAGAGGTCGAAGTTTGGGAGAATGTTAAAGAGCGTCTAGCAGATGATGGGGTTGATTTAACAATTGAACAGTTTGGTGATTATGTACAACCAAATCTTGCCGTACAGTCTGGTGATATTGATTTAAATGCGTTCCAACATGTCGCCTATTTAGAGTCCTTTAATGAGGATAACGATGGTGATTTAACTCCCATTGGTTTTACGTATGTATCTCCACTTGGTCTCTATTCAGATCGTGTAACCGATTATAAGGACTTGGCAGATGGGGCTGAAATTGCTATTCCGAATGATGTAACAAATGGTGGACGCGCCTTACTGCTATTACAGTCACTGGGGTTAATTACACTTGATGAAGCTGCTGGTACAGAGGCAACCTTAAGTGATATTAGTGAAAACCCTAAAAATTTGGTAATTACTGAAATTGATGCCGCTCAAACAGCACGTACCTTACCCGATGTAGATGCAGCCGTTATTAATACCAATTTTGCAACTGATTCGGGATTAAATCCTAGTCAGGATGCTTTATTCTTAGACACCGATAATATTTCTGAAGTTAATGAAATTTATAAAAATGTTATTGCCACACGTAGTGAGGACGCTGAGAACGAAACTTATTTAAAAGTAGTCCAAGCTTATCAAACTGAAGAAACGGCAGCTCTATTGGAAGAAGCGACAAGTGGTAACGATGTTCCTGCTTGGGATTAA
- a CDS encoding amidohydrolase: protein MITQAKIHERISDQEAYITNLRRHFHQHPELSLQEYETIKRIKEELDNLGLPYQSVGETGVLATLEGGKGPGKKLLLRADIDALPMDDLTGQAYTSINAGVNHACGHDGHIAALMGAVHVLKDIQDEIKGTIMVAFQPAEEIGAGARQFVRGGFVNDVDHVFGLHLSSRHALGKIIATPGPSNASCDIFKITVHGKSSHVANPVLGRDALVSAAAIVGELQTIVSRETKPSDEVVLGIGVLRAGTNYNIIANEAFIEGTVRTFDSKVRAHVLEAVERIARLTAQAHRTEVSFSNYDAAAPLINDVDAAQAAYEVAAKIVGAENVIQDEPKSMSADDFADFLAVAPGVYCFVGTQSSQETAFSHHHQQFDIDERGLLHAAELHVSYALNYLSNQ from the coding sequence ATGATTACACAAGCAAAAATTCATGAACGTATTAGTGACCAAGAAGCTTATATCACGAATTTACGCCGTCATTTCCACCAGCATCCAGAATTGAGCTTACAAGAATATGAGACCATTAAACGAATTAAAGAAGAGTTGGATAATCTTGGACTTCCTTATCAATCTGTTGGTGAAACAGGTGTTTTAGCTACTTTAGAAGGTGGAAAGGGCCCCGGTAAAAAACTTTTATTACGAGCGGATATCGACGCTCTACCAATGGATGATTTAACCGGACAAGCGTACACTTCTATTAACGCTGGCGTTAATCATGCTTGTGGACACGATGGCCATATCGCCGCTCTAATGGGTGCTGTTCACGTTTTGAAAGATATTCAAGACGAGATTAAAGGAACGATTATGGTTGCCTTTCAACCTGCCGAAGAAATTGGAGCTGGAGCCCGTCAATTCGTCCGTGGTGGTTTTGTTAATGATGTGGATCATGTGTTCGGTTTGCATCTCAGTTCTCGTCATGCGCTAGGAAAAATCATTGCAACGCCAGGACCTTCTAATGCATCTTGTGATATTTTTAAAATCACAGTCCATGGTAAAAGCAGCCACGTTGCCAACCCCGTGCTTGGACGAGATGCTTTGGTAAGCGCAGCTGCAATTGTAGGCGAACTGCAAACCATTGTTTCCCGCGAAACGAAACCCAGCGATGAAGTCGTACTTGGAATTGGCGTTTTACGTGCAGGTACGAATTACAATATTATCGCAAATGAAGCGTTTATAGAAGGTACGGTTCGTACCTTTGATTCCAAGGTGAGAGCTCACGTTTTAGAGGCAGTAGAAAGAATCGCACGCTTAACAGCGCAAGCACATCGGACAGAGGTTTCATTTTCTAACTATGATGCAGCAGCTCCTTTAATAAATGATGTGGATGCTGCACAAGCTGCCTATGAAGTAGCTGCTAAGATTGTTGGAGCAGAAAATGTTATTCAAGACGAACCAAAAAGTATGAGTGCAGATGATTTTGCTGACTTTTTAGCAGTTGCACCAGGTGTTTACTGCTTTGTGGGAACTCAGAGTAGTCAAGAAACAGCTTTTAGTCATCACCACCAGCAATTTGACATCGATGAGAGAGGCTTACTTCATGCCGCTGAGCTTCACGTCAGCTATGCTTTAAACTATTTATCTAATCAATAA